One genomic window of Hymenobacter sp. J193 includes the following:
- a CDS encoding ABC transporter permease, with the protein MSSAATQVAPTAAPVRSPGYYVRRRLLQNRPAMAGLAFILVCALVAVLGYWVLPDNSPSANNSLVQLQKEAPGFRATILRLPLAADSARTASDNPLLTWWQGRAPRFREVPIGGYEFRGDSLQTTPYQNHSALADKAQGYSLVEVAGRSGSAAELRRIVEQERISGRTYWLGTDKAGRDELSRLLLGTRVSLGIGLVAVLISLALGMLIGAVAGYVGGWVDSLLLGLMTVVWSIPGIMLVIAISLALDSKGVWTSFVAVGLTMWVDVARVVRGQMLSLREKTFVEAGRVLGLPQSRLIARHLLPNMTGPLIVIATSNFAAAILLEAGLSFLGLGVQPPAPSWGLMVNEGFQLLGTTAGLWLTLLPGLAISLLVLSFNLLGNGLRDAYDPKTPLNS; encoded by the coding sequence GTGAGTTCAGCTGCTACCCAGGTGGCTCCAACGGCCGCGCCGGTACGCTCGCCCGGCTACTATGTGCGCCGCCGCCTGCTCCAGAACCGTCCGGCTATGGCGGGGCTGGCCTTTATCCTAGTATGCGCGCTGGTGGCGGTACTGGGCTACTGGGTGCTGCCTGACAACTCGCCCTCGGCCAACAACAGCCTGGTGCAGCTGCAAAAGGAGGCCCCGGGCTTCCGGGCTACTATTCTGCGCCTGCCCCTGGCTGCCGACTCGGCCCGCACTGCCTCCGATAACCCGCTGCTGACGTGGTGGCAGGGGCGCGCTCCGCGCTTCCGGGAAGTACCCATCGGCGGCTACGAGTTCCGCGGCGACTCCCTGCAAACCACGCCCTACCAGAATCACTCTGCCCTCGCCGATAAAGCCCAGGGCTACTCCCTGGTCGAGGTGGCGGGGCGCTCCGGCTCCGCCGCCGAGTTGCGCCGCATCGTGGAGCAGGAGCGCATCAGCGGGCGTACCTACTGGCTGGGCACCGACAAAGCCGGCCGCGACGAGCTAAGCCGCCTGCTGTTGGGCACGCGCGTGAGCCTGGGCATCGGGCTGGTGGCGGTGCTCATCTCCTTGGCGCTGGGCATGCTCATCGGGGCCGTGGCGGGCTACGTGGGCGGTTGGGTCGATTCGCTGCTGCTGGGGCTGATGACGGTGGTGTGGAGCATTCCGGGCATTATGCTCGTTATTGCCATTTCCCTGGCCCTCGACAGCAAGGGCGTCTGGACTTCGTTTGTGGCCGTGGGCCTGACCATGTGGGTGGACGTGGCCCGGGTGGTGCGCGGGCAGATGCTGAGCTTGCGCGAAAAAACCTTTGTGGAGGCCGGCCGCGTGCTGGGGCTGCCGCAAAGCCGCCTGATTGCCCGCCACCTGCTGCCCAACATGACGGGGCCGCTCATCGTCATTGCCACCAGCAACTTCGCGGCGGCCATTCTGCTGGAAGCCGGCCTGAGCTTTCTGGGGTTGGGCGTGCAGCCGCCCGCGCCTTCCTGGGGGCTGATGGTAAATGAAGGGTTTCAGCTGCTGGGCACTACGGCGGGCCTGTGGCTCACCCTGCTACCGGGCCTGGCCATCAGCCTGCTGGTGCTGAGCTTCAACCTGCTGGGCAACGGCCTGCGCGACGCCTACGACCCCAAAACCCCGCTGAACTCGTAA
- a CDS encoding PP2C family protein-serine/threonine phosphatase: MPATERLISLEKRFFLKERELNALLEITQAINLDSPENSLYKIFQFTLLGQLNIRRLVLYVREEEQWQCVLSFGAGQPDFRGVPLPEVARQKCTHAACPVHTLEMGPEWELLETIIPVVQNGQVLAYIFIGSVHEDYGQGEATKFLETLSNILLGAIQNRRLARQRVADAAIRKEIEIAQEVQSMLFPQKLPNDAHVAVHASYVPHTAVGGDYYDVVSLDAERFLFCVADVSGKGVAASLLMSNFQAGLRTLVRQKVDLATIVHELNHLIFRNSGGDKFITVFFGVYDRTTRRLQYVNAGHNDPILVPDYGPIKLLKEGTIMLGVMDDLPMMSVGEVTVPPQTLLLNYTDGLTEVFNEAQEEFGEEGVVAALRRGRYLPLTRLHSELLAEIKAFNAKGSHFSDDITILSCRFK; this comes from the coding sequence ATGCCCGCCACCGAACGCCTTATTTCGCTTGAGAAACGCTTCTTTCTGAAGGAACGGGAGCTGAATGCGCTGCTGGAAATCACGCAGGCCATCAACCTCGACTCCCCGGAAAACTCCCTCTACAAGATTTTTCAGTTCACGCTGCTGGGCCAGCTCAACATCCGCCGGCTGGTTCTTTACGTGCGGGAAGAGGAGCAGTGGCAGTGCGTGCTCTCCTTCGGCGCGGGGCAGCCCGATTTCCGGGGCGTACCCCTGCCCGAGGTAGCCCGCCAGAAATGCACGCACGCAGCCTGCCCGGTGCATACCCTGGAAATGGGACCGGAGTGGGAACTGCTGGAAACCATTATCCCGGTGGTGCAGAACGGGCAGGTGCTGGCCTACATCTTTATCGGGAGTGTACACGAAGACTACGGGCAGGGCGAGGCCACCAAGTTTCTGGAAACGCTCAGCAACATTCTGCTCGGCGCCATCCAGAACCGGCGCCTGGCCCGCCAGCGCGTGGCTGATGCCGCCATCCGCAAGGAAATAGAAATTGCCCAGGAAGTGCAGAGCATGCTGTTTCCGCAGAAGCTGCCCAACGATGCACACGTGGCCGTGCATGCCAGCTACGTGCCCCATACCGCCGTGGGCGGCGACTACTACGACGTGGTGAGCCTTGACGCCGAGCGGTTCCTGTTCTGCGTGGCCGACGTATCGGGCAAGGGTGTGGCCGCTTCGCTCTTGATGTCGAACTTCCAGGCGGGCTTGCGCACCCTGGTGCGGCAGAAAGTGGACCTGGCGACCATCGTGCACGAGCTCAACCACCTGATCTTCCGCAACTCCGGCGGCGACAAGTTCATTACCGTGTTCTTCGGAGTGTACGACCGGACCACGCGCCGCCTACAGTACGTAAATGCCGGCCACAACGACCCCATTCTGGTGCCTGACTACGGCCCCATTAAGCTGCTGAAGGAAGGTACTATTATGCTGGGCGTGATGGACGACCTGCCCATGATGAGCGTGGGCGAAGTGACCGTGCCCCCGCAAACCCTGCTGCTCAACTACACCGACGGCCTCACCGAGGTTTTCAACGAAGCCCAGGAGGAGTTTGGGGAAGAAGGCGTAGTGGCCGCCCTGCGCCGGGGCCGCTACCTGCCGCTCACGCGCCTGCACAGCGAGCTGCTGGCCGAAATCAAGGCCTTCAACGCCAAAGGCAGCCACTTCTCCGACGACATTACCATCCTGAGCTGCCGGTTCAAGTAA
- a CDS encoding flippase-like domain-containing protein, whose amino-acid sequence MPQPKPQNYARKPEEPASRRRVWVILGKLLITGLTLALLYHSVVADAATAAAWRQLLHTALAGAGRGPVLLALALVPVNWGLEAWKWWRLARHLEPVSFRRAFRAVLVGLTLGFVTPNRVGDYAGRIIELKSRRLDALGAVFLGRYCQLVATVVAGSLGLMYFLFRFYLPGYAATKLGVLVAVLLLNVAVLVPLYRSRLLLSLFTAVRPLRRFRRYLAVMPTYPARLLSAVLAGAGLRYAVFCLQFGLLLYAYGARPAVGPALAAIAGTLLLKSLVPSLNALADVGVRELSATHLFGLLGEPVLPVLSASLSLWVINIALPSAAGLLFVLRLRVFRKRQPTAP is encoded by the coding sequence TTGCCCCAGCCCAAGCCCCAAAACTACGCACGAAAGCCCGAAGAACCTGCAAGCCGCCGGCGCGTCTGGGTGATTCTGGGCAAGCTGCTCATCACCGGACTCACGCTGGCGTTGCTGTATCACTCGGTAGTGGCCGATGCTGCCACGGCCGCTGCCTGGCGCCAGCTGCTGCACACGGCCCTGGCCGGCGCCGGGCGCGGCCCCGTGCTGCTGGCTTTGGCGCTGGTGCCCGTCAACTGGGGCCTGGAAGCCTGGAAGTGGTGGCGGCTGGCCCGGCACCTGGAGCCGGTATCGTTCCGGCGGGCCTTCCGGGCGGTGCTGGTGGGCCTCACCCTGGGTTTTGTAACCCCCAACCGCGTGGGCGACTATGCCGGCCGCATCATCGAGCTCAAAAGCCGCCGCCTCGACGCCCTGGGGGCGGTGTTTCTGGGGCGCTACTGCCAGCTGGTGGCCACGGTGGTAGCCGGCTCCCTGGGGCTGATGTACTTCTTGTTTCGGTTTTACCTGCCCGGGTACGCTGCCACCAAGCTGGGCGTGCTGGTGGCCGTACTGCTGCTGAACGTCGCCGTGCTGGTGCCGCTTTACCGCAGCCGGCTGCTGCTGAGCCTGTTCACGGCAGTGCGGCCGCTGCGGCGCTTCCGGCGCTATCTGGCCGTGATGCCCACGTATCCGGCGCGGCTGCTTTCGGCGGTGCTGGCCGGGGCGGGCCTGCGCTACGCCGTGTTCTGTCTGCAATTCGGGTTGCTGCTCTATGCTTACGGGGCCCGGCCCGCCGTAGGACCTGCCCTGGCCGCCATTGCGGGTACGTTGCTGCTCAAGTCGTTGGTGCCCTCGCTTAATGCCCTGGCCGACGTGGGCGTGCGGGAGCTGTCGGCCACGCACCTGTTTGGGCTGCTGGGCGAGCCGGTGCTGCCCGTACTCAGCGCCAGCCTAAGCTTGTGGGTCATCAACATTGCCCTGCCCAGCGCGGCCGGACTGCTGTTCGTGCTGCGGCTGCGGGTGTTTCGGAAGCGTCAACCCACTGCCCCATGA
- a CDS encoding glycosyltransferase, translating to MMSLFTLLGAGLATAYLEQMVRFRRAWQRLPVHSAATPSDSIPEAGPAFSILVAARNEAATLPGLLADLARQLPVRGGFEVLIVDDHSTDTTAALVAQTAAAVPFPLRLLRLADNPTQPTGKKAAIAAAIAAARAPWLLLTDADCRVPAGWVRAYAAVAQAEPAVQFISGPVLLTGQGWLATLQGLELAGLVGVGAASIGLNAPTMCNGANLAYRRAAFEAVRGFAGNEAIASGDDEFLLHKLHQQFSEGIRFLKTPEAVVRTAAQPTLRRLLAQRVRWASKWQHYQTAAPRQLAVMVLLANLLFPLGALLWWFRPQDGLWILGAWLLKLLGDGLLLGPVLRFLGRPGWLTWVPILQLAYGPYALLVGLLGLRGGYEWKGRQVRALKNK from the coding sequence ATGATGAGCCTGTTCACGCTGCTGGGCGCAGGCCTGGCCACTGCTTACCTGGAGCAGATGGTCCGCTTCCGGCGTGCCTGGCAGCGCCTGCCGGTGCACTCGGCAGCTACTCCCTCTGACTCGATTCCTGAAGCCGGCCCAGCCTTTTCTATCCTGGTAGCGGCCCGTAACGAAGCGGCCACACTACCTGGCCTGCTGGCCGACCTGGCCCGGCAGCTGCCGGTGCGCGGCGGATTTGAGGTGCTGATTGTGGACGACCACTCCACCGATACCACGGCGGCGCTGGTAGCTCAGACCGCCGCGGCCGTGCCGTTCCCGCTCCGCCTGCTGCGCCTGGCCGACAACCCCACGCAGCCTACTGGCAAAAAAGCCGCCATTGCCGCCGCCATTGCCGCTGCCCGTGCCCCCTGGCTGCTGCTCACCGACGCCGACTGCCGCGTGCCCGCCGGCTGGGTGCGTGCCTACGCCGCCGTGGCGCAGGCCGAGCCCGCCGTGCAGTTTATCAGCGGGCCGGTGCTGCTTACGGGCCAGGGCTGGCTGGCCACGCTGCAAGGCTTAGAGCTGGCCGGATTGGTAGGAGTGGGGGCTGCTTCCATTGGGTTGAATGCGCCTACCATGTGCAACGGTGCCAACCTGGCCTACCGCCGCGCTGCCTTCGAGGCCGTGCGGGGCTTTGCCGGCAACGAAGCCATTGCCAGCGGCGACGACGAATTTCTGCTTCATAAGCTCCACCAGCAGTTTTCCGAAGGTATCCGCTTTCTGAAAACGCCCGAGGCTGTCGTCCGGACGGCCGCCCAGCCTACGCTGCGGCGGTTGCTGGCCCAACGGGTGCGCTGGGCCAGCAAATGGCAGCATTACCAGACGGCCGCGCCCCGGCAACTGGCCGTCATGGTGCTCCTGGCCAACCTGCTGTTTCCATTGGGGGCGCTGCTGTGGTGGTTTCGCCCCCAGGATGGCCTCTGGATTCTGGGCGCCTGGCTGCTGAAACTGCTTGGCGACGGGCTGCTGCTGGGGCCGGTGCTGCGGTTTCTGGGGCGGCCGGGCTGGCTGACGTGGGTGCCCATTTTGCAGCTGGCTTACGGGCCGTATGCCTTGCTGGTGGGTTTGCTGGGGCTGCGCGGGGGCTACGAGTGGAAAGGCCGCCAGGTGCGGGCACTAAAGAACAAGTAA